In Phocoena phocoena chromosome 19, mPhoPho1.1, whole genome shotgun sequence, a genomic segment contains:
- the CHRNB1 gene encoding acetylcholine receptor subunit beta, whose translation MTPGALLLLLLLGALGAPFAPGARGSEAEGRLREKLFSGYDSSVRPAREVGDRVGVSIGLSLAQLISLNEKDEEMSTKVYLDLEWTDYRLSWDPEEHEGIDSLRITAESVWLPDVVLLNNNDGNFDVALDISVVVSSDGSVRWQPPGIYRSSCSIQVTYFPFDWQNCTMVFSSYSYDSSEVSLQTGLGPDGQERQEVHIHEGTFIENGQWEIIHKPSRLIQPPVDPRGGGERRREEVTFYLIIRRKPLFYLVNVIAPCILITLLAIFVFYLPPDAGEKMGLSIFALLTLTVFLLLLADKVPETSLSVPIIIKYLMFTMVLVTFSVILSVVVLNLHHRSPHTHQMPLWVRQIFIHKLPPYLGLKRPKPERDQIPEPPPIPLRDSPGSGWGRGTDEYFIRKPPNDFLFPKPNRFQSELSAPDLRRFTDGPNRAVGLPPELREVVSSISYIAQQLQEQEDHDALKEDWQFVAMVVDRLFLWTFIIFTSVGTLVIFLDATYHLPPPDPFP comes from the exons ATGACCCCAGgggcgctgctgctgctgctgctgctgggggcgTTGGGGGCGCCATTCGCCCCGG gcgCCCGCGGCTCAGAGGCGGAGGGCCGACTCCGCGAGAAACTTTTCTCGGGCTATGATAGCTCGGTGAGGCCGGCGCGGGAGGTGGGAGACCGCGTCGGGGTCAGCATTGGTCTCAGCCTAGCGCAATTAATCAGCCTG AACGAGAAGGATGAGGAGATGAGCACAAAGGTCTACTTAGACCTG GAGTGGACTGACTACAGGCTGAGCTGGGACCCTGAGGAGCACGAGGGCATCGATTCACTCCGCATCACTGCCGAATCCGTGTGGCTACCAGACGTGGTGCTCCTAAACAA CAACGACGGAAATTTTGATGTTGCTCTGGACATCAGCGTCGTGGTGTCCTCCGACGGCTCCGTGCGCTGGCAGCCCCCGGGCATCTATCGCAGCAGCTGCAGCATCCAG GTCACCTACTTCCCCTTTGACTGGCAGAACTGCACCATGGTGTTCAGTTCCTATAGCTATGACAGCTCAGAAGTCAGTCTGCAGACCGGCTTGGGTCCCGATGGGCAGGAGCGGCAGGAAGTGCACATTCATGAAGGCACTTTTATTG AGAATGGTCAATGGGAGATTATTCACAAGCCTTCTCGGCTAATCCAGCCTCCAGTGGATCctaggggaggaggggaaagacgGCGTGAAGAAGTCACCTTCTACCTCATCATTCGCCGGAAGCCTCTCTTTTACCTGGTTAACGTCATTGCCCCATGCATCCTCATCACTCTTCTGGCCATCTTCGTCTTCtacctgccaccagatgcag GAGAGAAGATGGGGCTCTCGATCTTTGCCCTGCTGACCCTTACTgtgttcctgctgctgctggcaGACAAAGTGCCTGAGACCTCCCTGTCTGTCCCCATCATTATCAAATACCTCATGTTTACCATGGTCCTCGTCACCTTCTCAGTCATCCTTAGCGTCGTAGTCCTCAACCTGCACCATCGCTCACCCCACACCCACCAAATGCCCCTTTGGGTCCGTCAG ATCTTTATCCACAAACTCCCTCCGTATCTGGGTCTGAAGAGACCCAAACCTGAGAGAGACCAGATACCGGAGCCACCTCCTATACCTCTCAGGGATTCTCCAGGAAGTGGCTGGGGTCGGGGAACAGATGAATATTTCATCCGCAAGCCACCAAATGATTTTCTCTTCCCCAAACCCAACAG GTTCCAGTCTGAACTGTCTGCCCCGGACCTGCGGCGATTTACCGATGGTCCAAACCGGGCTGTGGGCCTGCCTCCCGAGCTACGGGAGGTCGTTTCCTCAATCAGCTACATCGCTCAACAGCTGCAGGAACAGGAGGACCACGACGCG CTGAAGGAGGACTGGCAGTTTGTGGCCATGGTGGTGGACCGCCTCTTCCTGTGGACCTTCATCATCTTCACGAGCGTCGGGACCCTCGTCATCTTTCTGGACGCCACGTACCACTTGCCCCCTCCCGACCCCTTTCCTTGA